In Vreelandella piezotolerans, one genomic interval encodes:
- a CDS encoding site-specific integrase: MPKKQTAAITLNQSESPVTTLKQTLKTARSGETYVYESNEWRIGRTLKLPWSALDMNGLTDRVSPMVLDSFRKTMSELVEEVSERYARDLFDRILSLLHYCTDEITIKSFELWRTNLSTRQISTPTRMNYLQQCRSALIAWSDGGYPGLERELGNHVHQIKTSSRNNTGQIVREQCPVRGPFSQIEEVSLLRWIHAAYADGTLSLQVYAIFLIQVEFGCRPVEIGAMRACDVIEDRTEHIYELAIPTAKGSRNYRAANRKLELPPDLYALLKQVIAEGQNKVAQAWGQTIPPQLSKKLPLFIGRSLLAAGSIEAFEHRLTKTPRTFDVHIHSHIISSIQKCPVTTDRLAGDILPISLYRFRRTVATRLAEAGASDELIASVLGHVTTDTVKVYTSHTYEDQAACDGIMVEAWEPVLDLKEKRLLGEPIVGQAKINLNRDDQVGNCAQLCGSGIFSCYACPKFHPFIDAPHNKALAQIVEERQKRISQGLSGQQVDSLDLPIAAIKATIRLCEEIKSRKKP; encoded by the coding sequence ATGCCAAAAAAACAGACAGCGGCAATAACACTTAATCAATCTGAATCTCCAGTAACAACACTTAAGCAAACGCTTAAGACAGCGCGTTCAGGTGAAACTTATGTGTATGAAAGTAACGAGTGGCGTATTGGACGCACATTAAAATTGCCTTGGTCTGCTTTAGATATGAATGGGCTGACCGACCGAGTTTCCCCTATGGTTCTAGACTCCTTTCGAAAAACCATGTCTGAATTGGTTGAAGAGGTCTCAGAGCGTTATGCTAGAGATCTATTTGATCGTATCTTGTCATTGCTTCACTACTGCACCGATGAAATAACGATCAAGTCCTTTGAGCTGTGGCGCACTAACCTTTCGACTCGACAGATTTCGACACCTACCCGGATGAATTACTTACAACAATGCCGGTCTGCCTTGATTGCTTGGTCTGATGGTGGTTATCCAGGCCTGGAGAGAGAGTTGGGGAACCACGTACATCAGATCAAAACAAGCTCAAGAAATAACACTGGTCAAATTGTTCGTGAACAATGCCCCGTGCGGGGACCATTTTCTCAAATAGAGGAAGTGTCTTTACTTCGCTGGATTCACGCTGCCTACGCTGATGGGACATTATCTTTACAGGTCTATGCAATTTTTCTAATCCAGGTCGAGTTTGGTTGTCGCCCAGTGGAGATTGGGGCAATGAGAGCCTGCGATGTCATTGAAGATCGAACTGAACATATTTATGAATTAGCTATACCCACTGCCAAAGGTAGCCGCAACTATCGAGCTGCGAATCGCAAGCTAGAGCTCCCCCCCGATCTGTATGCACTTCTTAAGCAAGTGATTGCCGAAGGCCAAAACAAAGTAGCTCAAGCTTGGGGCCAAACGATTCCCCCTCAACTTTCCAAAAAATTGCCACTATTTATAGGGCGAAGCTTGCTTGCTGCCGGAAGTATCGAAGCTTTTGAGCATCGCCTCACTAAGACCCCCAGAACCTTCGATGTTCATATTCATAGCCATATAATCAGCAGCATTCAGAAATGTCCCGTTACGACGGACAGGCTTGCTGGAGATATATTACCAATCTCTTTATACAGGTTTAGGCGCACAGTTGCGACACGTCTTGCTGAAGCTGGAGCTAGCGATGAATTAATTGCTTCTGTTCTGGGACACGTAACAACGGATACAGTCAAGGTTTACACATCTCATACCTACGAAGATCAGGCAGCCTGTGATGGCATCATGGTGGAGGCTTGGGAGCCTGTTCTCGATCTTAAGGAAAAGAGATTACTTGGTGAACCGATAGTCGGGCAAGCAAAAATCAACTTGAATCGCGATGATCAAGTGGGCAATTGTGCTCAACTATGCGGCAGTGGCATCTTCAGCTGCTATGCCTGCCCTAAATTTCACCCCTTTATTGATGCCCCTCATAATAAAGCGCTAGCCCAAATAGTAGAGGAGCGCCAAAAGCGCATCTCTCAGGGATTGAGTGGGCAACAAGTAGACTCTCTGGATCTGCCCATCGCTGCGATTAAAGCCACTATACGCCTCTGTGAAGAGATAAAATCGAGGAAAAAACCATAA
- a CDS encoding tyrosine-type recombinase/integrase, producing MVNLLTKVLVFDSGERYPLLVDGKGMPDFYISLFITVVMRPKSQASTLEKVLSALKHLRRWEIFNGRVLADEFYDGHLLEQEDLYSLRDHCKLDSEAFESWVVQVNKIKASSLINVASLNRYKTPQVLTVSSNHRAIRLGYVAQYLKFLAETVMRKRPDFVTMKPYIDRMVDGLRQMTPRTRSYLQNSGAYRTPKKSVFESYLSVSKPGSVDNPFRNSARQLRHYIIMRLQYEAGLRSGEVLGLWLEDIEYGIENNVHVIRRHHDPRDPRSKQLVAKTEPRVIPIGDELARLIHQYVIEVRSKISEAQSHPLLFVTHASNGKGRPISSKAVMQEMGLVISTRPDTFSGLTRHQFRHGFTLKVKDDLTKQGIPNADQTAIVQYLLGHKNPKSQDDYTQVHNQKLAKKTLREINQKRHDNAKKTDSGNNT from the coding sequence TTGGTTAATTTGCTGACAAAGGTTCTAGTCTTTGACTCAGGAGAAAGGTATCCATTGCTAGTCGATGGTAAAGGCATGCCTGATTTTTACATATCACTGTTTATAACTGTTGTTATGAGGCCTAAGAGTCAGGCGAGCACCCTGGAAAAAGTGTTGTCAGCTTTGAAGCATTTGCGGCGTTGGGAAATTTTCAATGGGAGAGTGCTCGCAGATGAATTCTACGATGGGCATCTGCTGGAGCAGGAAGATTTATACTCGCTCAGAGATCACTGCAAGCTCGACAGCGAAGCGTTTGAAAGTTGGGTTGTTCAAGTAAATAAAATTAAAGCGAGCAGTCTCATCAATGTGGCGAGCCTAAATCGTTATAAAACACCGCAAGTATTGACGGTCAGTTCTAATCATCGCGCTATTCGGTTGGGCTATGTCGCTCAATACCTAAAGTTCCTGGCCGAAACCGTTATGCGGAAGCGCCCCGACTTTGTAACCATGAAGCCTTACATTGATCGTATGGTTGATGGTTTACGGCAAATGACCCCTCGCACCCGAAGCTATTTGCAAAACAGCGGTGCATACCGAACTCCAAAAAAATCAGTCTTCGAAAGCTACCTAAGTGTCTCAAAACCAGGCTCAGTTGATAACCCATTTAGAAATTCAGCTCGACAACTGAGGCATTACATTATAATGCGCCTGCAGTACGAAGCAGGTTTACGATCCGGTGAAGTTTTAGGGCTTTGGCTGGAAGATATCGAATATGGCATAGAAAATAACGTTCATGTGATTCGAAGACACCATGACCCAAGAGATCCACGTTCGAAACAGTTGGTAGCCAAGACTGAGCCAAGAGTCATACCTATCGGGGATGAACTCGCCCGCCTCATCCACCAATACGTGATTGAAGTGCGAAGTAAGATTTCCGAAGCACAAAGCCATCCATTACTTTTTGTGACGCATGCAAGTAATGGAAAAGGCAGGCCGATCTCATCCAAAGCGGTGATGCAAGAGATGGGGCTAGTAATCAGCACACGCCCTGACACTTTTTCAGGATTAACACGGCATCAATTTCGTCATGGCTTCACGTTGAAGGTCAAAGACGATTTGACAAAACAGGGTATTCCCAACGCAGATCAAACAGCGATTGTTCAATACCTGCTGGGTCACAAAAACCCGAAATCACAAGACGATTACACCCAAGTACATAATCAAAAACTCGCCAAGAAAACTTTACGTGAAATAAATCAGAAGCGCCACGACAATGCCAAAAAAACAGACAGCGGCAATAACACTTAA
- a CDS encoding PepSY domain-containing protein produces the protein MRRLPLKGSAALVLVLLLMSSATGDQHWKDLHSEVQRGDVVPLETILDWLDAHYMGDVLEIEVERDDGLVEYEIKLLGPQGQVVEFEFDGQSGQLMQIEGVRIREMQR, from the coding sequence ATGCGGCGGCTCCCGTTGAAGGGGAGTGCGGCGCTGGTGCTGGTACTCTTGTTGATGAGTAGCGCGACCGGGGACCAGCACTGGAAAGACCTGCATAGCGAAGTGCAGCGAGGCGACGTGGTGCCGCTTGAGACCATTCTCGACTGGCTCGACGCCCATTACATGGGGGACGTGTTGGAGATCGAGGTCGAGCGCGATGATGGGCTGGTCGAGTATGAAATCAAGCTGCTAGGACCCCAAGGCCAAGTCGTGGAGTTCGAGTTCGATGGCCAAAGTGGCCAGCTCATGCAAATCGAGGGTGTGCGCATTCGCGAGATGCAGCGTTAA
- a CDS encoding winged helix-turn-helix domain-containing protein has protein sequence MKCLLVEDDQALARELSQALQDGDWIVERAENGQEADFLVRTEAYDTVILDIGLPDGDGTRWLSSWREDGIDLPVLILTARERWADKAAGFTAGADDYVTKPFEPAEVLFRLRALVRRTHGHAHPVLKVGELCLDTHTQHVTLVGRPVSLTAQETRLLSYLMHAAPRVVSRSELSEHVYDRDHEPDSNVIDVQVSRLRRKLGAWRIATLRGQGYRLLADEPSDT, from the coding sequence ATGAAGTGTTTACTGGTAGAGGATGACCAGGCGCTTGCCCGTGAGCTGAGCCAAGCGCTGCAGGATGGCGATTGGATCGTCGAGCGGGCTGAGAACGGCCAGGAAGCGGACTTTTTGGTGCGAACAGAGGCGTACGATACGGTCATTTTGGATATTGGCTTGCCCGATGGCGACGGTACCCGCTGGCTCTCTTCCTGGCGTGAAGACGGTATCGATCTTCCCGTACTGATTTTGACTGCACGAGAACGCTGGGCCGACAAAGCCGCTGGCTTCACCGCCGGTGCCGACGATTATGTCACCAAGCCTTTCGAGCCTGCTGAAGTGCTCTTTCGCCTGCGGGCGCTGGTGCGCCGCACTCACGGTCACGCGCACCCGGTCCTCAAGGTCGGCGAGCTCTGCTTGGATACGCATACCCAGCACGTCACGTTGGTGGGCAGACCGGTGAGCTTGACCGCCCAGGAAACCCGCCTATTGAGTTATTTGATGCACGCCGCTCCCCGAGTCGTTAGCCGCAGTGAGCTCTCAGAGCATGTCTACGACCGCGATCACGAGCCCGATTCCAACGTGATCGACGTGCAGGTGAGTCGTCTGCGTCGCAAGCTGGGCGCATGGCGCATTGCGACGCTGCGTGGCCAAGGCTATCGCTTACTGGCTGACGAACCGAGCGACACATGA
- a CDS encoding sensor histidine kinase → MSAGVVSWSQRWAGRSINLRLLLAVLLMVLLALPIAGWLLAHHYRTAAVGAFDERLEATLNVVIAGVTYDPLSEQLSYERALGDPRFDHVYSGWYWQITDEANHTVTSRSLWDQRLPVLESERLTARTLSGPRGQQLRVVERDIYLGALEAPLHVSVAARDDDLREDIKAFQQVLWLGLLGLGVMLLGVLALQVRWGLAPLRRMNANLRDVEQGRAEQLDTRLPEELATLAASMNAVLARDQRLIERGRHTAGNLAHALKTPISVMRLLAKQLPSESRNAWEAELARIDSAVRHHLARASAAGEGVRFVPVALHETLSPLITGLARLAQRRHITLRQTVDSGVEVHMDSQDLQEMAGNVLDNALRWANSDVHIRLQADHKTLRLVVSDDGPGMTAQECQAAVRRGKRLDEQRSGSGLGLAIVTDLVTLYHGQMRLQRAASGGLEVVIELPVVAV, encoded by the coding sequence ATGAGCGCTGGTGTCGTTTCTTGGAGTCAGCGCTGGGCCGGGCGGTCGATCAACTTACGCCTGCTGCTGGCGGTGCTATTGATGGTGCTACTGGCGCTGCCCATCGCTGGATGGCTACTGGCGCATCACTACCGCACCGCGGCCGTCGGCGCCTTCGACGAGCGGCTGGAAGCGACGCTCAACGTGGTGATCGCCGGGGTGACCTACGATCCTTTGAGCGAGCAGCTTAGCTACGAGCGCGCGCTAGGGGACCCTCGCTTCGACCACGTGTACTCCGGCTGGTACTGGCAAATTACCGATGAGGCGAACCACACGGTCACGTCACGGTCGTTATGGGATCAGCGCTTACCGGTGCTGGAAAGCGAGCGATTGACTGCCCGCACTCTGTCGGGCCCACGTGGTCAGCAACTGCGCGTGGTAGAGCGAGATATCTACCTGGGCGCGCTGGAAGCGCCGCTACACGTGAGCGTTGCCGCGCGAGACGATGACTTGCGCGAAGACATCAAGGCCTTCCAGCAGGTGTTATGGCTAGGACTGTTGGGCCTTGGGGTGATGCTGTTGGGCGTGTTGGCGCTGCAGGTGCGGTGGGGGCTCGCGCCCCTGCGGCGTATGAATGCCAACCTGCGCGACGTAGAGCAGGGGCGAGCAGAGCAACTGGATACCCGGCTGCCCGAGGAGTTAGCGACCCTCGCTGCTTCCATGAATGCGGTGCTGGCCCGCGATCAGCGGCTCATCGAGCGCGGCCGCCACACGGCGGGCAATTTGGCCCATGCTCTCAAAACGCCGATCAGCGTCATGCGGCTACTGGCCAAACAGCTCCCTAGCGAGAGCCGCAATGCTTGGGAGGCCGAGCTGGCGCGTATCGATAGCGCCGTGCGTCACCATCTGGCGCGGGCCTCTGCCGCCGGTGAGGGCGTACGCTTTGTTCCTGTGGCGCTACACGAGACGCTCTCGCCGCTCATCACTGGGCTCGCCCGGCTAGCGCAGCGCCGCCATATTACGTTGCGCCAAACCGTCGATAGCGGCGTGGAGGTGCATATGGATAGTCAAGATTTACAAGAGATGGCGGGTAACGTGCTCGACAATGCGCTGCGCTGGGCCAATAGCGATGTGCACATTCGTCTGCAGGCCGACCACAAGACGCTACGGTTGGTGGTGAGCGACGATGGTCCTGGCATGACGGCCCAGGAGTGCCAAGCGGCGGTGCGGCGCGGCAAGCGGCTGGACGAGCAGCGCTCGGGCAGCGGGTTGGGCTTGGCCATCGTGACGGACCTCGTCACGCTTTATCATGGCCAGATGCGCCTACAGCGCGCAGCGTCTGGCGGTTTAGAGGTGGTCATTGAACTGCCTGTGGTCGCTGTTTGA
- a CDS encoding alkaline phosphatase D family protein yields MTRIATTLPDVLVGPLLRRLSPSRLVLWLVATRPLTMQLVLNAGQDAQQTYALDNAHQCVAIGRHAYIHAIDLRLPVALPTDTRIAYDLQVKSQEGQWRPLPEWAPWLCHDGYDSPGFVLASRHHRLMHGSCRKPHHDSADGLVRADSWLAERQETPSEWPAWLLMTGDQVYVDDVAGPMLRAVHALIARLELVDEWLEGATVEDSQALYNAPESYYHREALLPDVTSNAALRERFFGGVKKPVFTSANAQNHLMTLAEMLAMYCLVWSPTPWQVIAYEPPALGEKEAAAYREEQAIIEAFVEGLPQCARLMAHVPSLMIFDDHDVTDDWNLTADWERCAYGHPFSKRIIGNALVAYLLCQGWGNAPDKLNPLLHQAVTLFDDVGPLKPDHQDVFIERLLRFQGWEFQVPGTPTLIVLDTRTRRWRSERSPNRPSGLMDWEALMEMQQALLGTQSAVIVSPAPMFGVKLIEGIQKLFTLAGKPLVVDAENWMAHRGAANVLLHIWRHSKTPGNYVILSGDVHYSFAYDIVVRRQKRAPQLWQITSSGVKNTFPKQLLNTFDRLNRWLYAPLSPLNWFTKRRKLSIYPRDPDQASAGERLWNASGIGLVSLDEQGKPTDIRQLDASGGEAVFPPPAIPTDT; encoded by the coding sequence ATGACGCGAATCGCTACGACGTTACCCGACGTTCTGGTTGGGCCTTTGCTGAGGCGGCTGTCGCCGTCCCGGCTTGTTTTATGGCTGGTAGCGACCCGGCCGCTCACCATGCAGCTCGTGTTGAATGCCGGGCAAGACGCCCAGCAGACCTACGCACTCGATAATGCCCATCAATGCGTAGCGATTGGGCGGCATGCCTATATTCATGCGATTGACCTAAGGCTGCCCGTCGCGCTACCCACTGATACCCGTATCGCCTACGATCTCCAGGTGAAAAGCCAGGAAGGGCAGTGGCGGCCTCTGCCGGAATGGGCGCCGTGGCTATGCCACGATGGCTACGACTCTCCGGGCTTTGTGTTGGCCTCTCGCCACCACCGCTTGATGCACGGCTCTTGCCGTAAACCCCACCACGACAGCGCCGACGGCTTAGTAAGGGCCGATAGCTGGCTGGCCGAGCGTCAGGAGACGCCCTCCGAGTGGCCCGCATGGCTGCTGATGACCGGTGATCAGGTGTACGTCGACGACGTGGCGGGCCCTATGCTGCGCGCCGTACATGCGTTGATTGCCCGATTGGAGTTGGTCGATGAGTGGCTGGAAGGTGCGACCGTCGAGGATAGCCAGGCACTCTACAATGCCCCGGAGAGCTACTACCATCGAGAAGCACTGCTGCCGGATGTCACCAGTAATGCTGCCTTGCGTGAGCGCTTTTTTGGGGGCGTGAAAAAACCTGTCTTTACATCGGCCAACGCCCAGAATCATCTCATGACCCTGGCCGAGATGCTCGCCATGTACTGCCTGGTATGGTCGCCGACACCGTGGCAAGTGATCGCCTATGAGCCACCGGCGCTAGGCGAAAAAGAGGCCGCGGCTTATCGCGAAGAGCAGGCCATCATCGAAGCGTTCGTAGAGGGGCTGCCCCAGTGCGCTCGGTTAATGGCCCACGTGCCCAGCCTGATGATTTTCGATGATCATGATGTCACCGATGACTGGAACCTGACCGCCGACTGGGAGCGCTGCGCCTATGGGCATCCGTTCTCCAAGCGCATTATTGGTAACGCGCTGGTGGCGTATTTGCTTTGCCAGGGGTGGGGGAATGCGCCCGATAAACTCAATCCGTTGCTTCACCAAGCGGTCACGCTGTTCGACGATGTCGGCCCGCTGAAGCCTGACCACCAGGACGTGTTTATCGAGCGGTTGCTGCGCTTTCAGGGCTGGGAGTTTCAGGTGCCGGGCACGCCCACGCTCATCGTACTGGATACCCGCACGCGGCGCTGGCGCAGCGAGCGCAGCCCCAACCGCCCGTCTGGCTTGATGGATTGGGAAGCGCTGATGGAGATGCAGCAGGCGCTGCTGGGCACCCAAAGCGCGGTCATCGTTTCGCCTGCGCCGATGTTTGGCGTCAAACTGATCGAAGGCATTCAAAAGCTCTTTACCCTGGCGGGCAAGCCGTTGGTGGTCGATGCCGAGAACTGGATGGCGCACCGCGGCGCGGCTAACGTGCTGCTGCATATCTGGCGGCACTCCAAAACGCCCGGTAACTACGTGATTCTCTCGGGAGATGTGCACTACTCCTTTGCCTACGACATCGTCGTGCGCCGTCAGAAGCGCGCTCCCCAGCTATGGCAGATCACCTCCAGCGGAGTGAAAAATACCTTTCCCAAGCAGCTGCTGAATACCTTTGACCGCTTGAACCGCTGGCTCTACGCACCGCTGTCGCCGCTGAACTGGTTCACCAAGCGGCGTAAGCTTAGCATCTACCCCCGCGACCCTGACCAAGCCAGCGCCGGAGAGCGACTGTGGAACGCCAGTGGCATTGGTTTGGTGAGCCTGGATGAGCAGGGCAAGCCAACGGACATTCGCCAGCTCGATGCCAGCGGTGGCGAGGCAGTGTTTCCACCGCCGGCGATCCCTACCGACACGTAA
- a CDS encoding bifunctional diguanylate cyclase/phosphodiesterase produces MTAQEAQWLNHIIAAEELHVLFQPIVDANQQAIYGYEALIRGPKTSPLHSPLRLFDVATQAGLLVELDLLCRRLAIRRFAELDLPGLLFLNVMPLTIVERDFREGLTLSFIQESGLPPERVVIELTEHVPIHDYDLMRQAVDHYRDMGFQVALDDLGAGHSSLRHWSELRPDFVKLDRHFISGIDQEPAKREFLRSILDVARSLDCLLIAEGVETAAEHLCLWELDRGLALLQGFYFARPSPQPPMQLNTLLPATTQLKGPAGRTAHSILRPIESVPASCLVPALAERFREDPKLRCVAVVEERVPVAVVRRNAFLTLFANQYGHALYAKRRVLDIADPKMIVADAELSLEALSQQLTDSRDIEQEDFVIVGGDGHYLGMGNIVDLLREITAIQVRQARHANPLTGLPGNILINETLAAYLSEERGFAAAYVDLDNFKAFNDAYGYARGDHVIISLSRLLQAQVESAGGFIGHIGGDDFMMLLPLEHWQNVCEQILHSFEVLAPGFYEESDRLQGGISIESRQGGVTFFPFVSVSIAVKPITDPAPCKALDIAAQLSELKHQAKKIVGNSLFVERRGCCTGEVQ; encoded by the coding sequence ATGACCGCACAAGAAGCGCAGTGGCTAAATCACATTATTGCGGCAGAAGAGCTGCACGTGCTGTTCCAACCGATCGTGGACGCCAATCAGCAGGCTATTTACGGCTATGAAGCGCTGATTCGCGGGCCAAAAACGTCTCCGCTTCACTCTCCGCTGCGGTTATTCGATGTGGCGACCCAGGCGGGATTGCTGGTCGAGCTGGACCTGCTTTGCCGGCGTCTTGCCATACGCCGCTTTGCCGAGCTCGACCTGCCGGGACTGCTGTTTCTCAATGTCATGCCGCTGACCATTGTGGAGCGGGATTTTCGTGAAGGGCTGACGCTCAGTTTTATCCAAGAGAGCGGCTTGCCACCCGAGCGGGTGGTCATCGAGCTGACCGAGCATGTGCCGATTCACGACTACGATCTGATGCGCCAAGCGGTAGATCACTACCGCGACATGGGGTTTCAGGTGGCATTGGACGATTTGGGGGCTGGTCACTCGAGTCTTCGCCACTGGTCGGAGCTACGGCCCGATTTCGTCAAGCTTGACCGTCATTTTATTTCTGGGATCGATCAGGAACCCGCCAAGCGAGAGTTTCTGCGCTCGATTTTGGATGTCGCCCGCAGCCTCGATTGCCTGCTCATTGCCGAGGGGGTCGAAACGGCGGCCGAGCATCTCTGCCTATGGGAACTCGATCGCGGGCTGGCACTGCTGCAAGGGTTCTATTTTGCTCGACCGAGCCCTCAGCCACCCATGCAGCTTAATACGCTATTGCCCGCCACCACCCAGCTCAAAGGCCCGGCGGGACGCACGGCGCACTCCATCTTGCGCCCCATCGAGAGCGTCCCGGCAAGTTGTTTAGTGCCCGCGCTGGCTGAACGCTTTCGCGAAGACCCTAAGCTGCGCTGCGTGGCGGTGGTGGAAGAGAGGGTCCCTGTGGCAGTGGTCCGCCGCAACGCTTTTTTGACGCTGTTTGCCAATCAGTACGGCCACGCGCTGTATGCTAAACGTCGCGTGTTAGATATCGCCGACCCTAAAATGATCGTCGCGGACGCAGAGCTCTCTTTAGAGGCCCTGAGTCAACAGCTCACCGACAGCCGCGATATCGAACAGGAAGATTTCGTCATCGTCGGCGGTGACGGTCACTACCTGGGCATGGGCAATATCGTCGATCTGCTGCGGGAGATTACCGCGATTCAAGTGCGTCAAGCGCGCCATGCCAACCCTCTTACCGGGCTGCCCGGCAATATTTTGATCAACGAAACCCTGGCGGCGTATTTATCCGAAGAGCGTGGGTTCGCGGCGGCATACGTCGACCTGGACAACTTCAAAGCGTTCAACGATGCCTATGGCTATGCTCGCGGTGACCACGTGATCATTTCGCTCTCACGGCTGCTCCAGGCTCAAGTGGAGAGCGCGGGGGGCTTTATTGGGCATATCGGTGGCGACGATTTCATGATGCTGCTGCCGTTAGAGCACTGGCAAAACGTCTGCGAGCAAATTCTCCACTCTTTCGAAGTGCTGGCGCCCGGGTTTTACGAGGAGAGTGATCGGCTGCAGGGGGGGATTTCCATTGAAAGCCGACAAGGGGGCGTGACGTTCTTTCCCTTTGTCAGCGTCTCGATTGCGGTCAAGCCAATTACGGACCCAGCGCCCTGCAAAGCGCTGGATATCGCCGCGCAGCTATCAGAGCTAAAGCATCAGGCCAAAAAAATCGTGGGCAACAGTCTGTTCGTCGAGCGACGGGGCTGCTGCACCGGAGAAGTCCAGTAG
- the phnD gene encoding phosphate/phosphite/phosphonate ABC transporter substrate-binding protein: protein MHSFSFSRTLLSAAVVGAFSLAAVSASADLSSRYTDSDGDMIADVPSDESQWVDPDTLVFAYTPVEDPAVYADVWADFLDHLSDATGKNVQFFPVQSNAAQQEALRAGRLHVAGFNTGGVPVAVNCGGFRPFAMMAAEDGSFGYEMEIITYPDSGIETVEDLAGRQLAFTSETSNSGFRAPSALLRSEYGLEADEDFETAFSGSHDNSILGVVNKDYDAAAIANSVAKRMLSRDVVSEDDYNVIYTSETFPTTAYGLAHNLNPELAEQIQDAFFSYDWEGTPLEAEFANSGEAQFIPITYQENWSVIRTIADANGVTYDCD, encoded by the coding sequence ATGCACTCTTTCTCTTTCTCTCGTACGCTGTTGAGCGCCGCTGTCGTAGGCGCTTTTTCACTGGCAGCGGTGTCTGCCTCGGCTGACCTCTCTTCACGCTACACGGACAGCGACGGTGACATGATCGCCGACGTGCCCAGCGACGAGTCGCAGTGGGTCGATCCCGATACGCTGGTCTTTGCTTATACGCCGGTGGAAGATCCCGCCGTTTATGCCGATGTATGGGCCGATTTTCTGGACCATCTGAGCGACGCTACCGGTAAAAACGTCCAGTTCTTCCCCGTGCAGTCCAACGCTGCCCAGCAGGAAGCCCTGCGCGCAGGACGCTTGCACGTGGCGGGCTTCAACACGGGCGGTGTGCCGGTGGCGGTCAACTGCGGTGGCTTCCGCCCCTTTGCCATGATGGCGGCAGAAGACGGTAGCTTCGGCTACGAGATGGAAATCATCACCTACCCCGATAGCGGCATCGAGACGGTGGAAGACTTGGCCGGTCGTCAGCTGGCGTTTACCTCTGAAACGTCCAACTCCGGTTTCCGCGCCCCCTCCGCGCTGCTGCGCTCCGAGTACGGCCTGGAAGCGGATGAAGACTTCGAAACCGCCTTTTCGGGCTCTCACGACAACTCCATCCTAGGCGTCGTGAACAAAGATTACGACGCGGCCGCCATTGCCAACTCCGTCGCCAAACGCATGCTGTCGCGCGACGTGGTGAGCGAAGATGATTACAACGTCATCTACACCTCTGAAACCTTCCCCACGACGGCCTACGGTCTGGCGCACAACCTGAACCCTGAACTTGCCGAGCAGATTCAGGATGCATTCTTTAGCTACGACTGGGAAGGGACACCGCTGGAAGCCGAGTTTGCCAACTCCGGTGAAGCACAGTTCATTCCGATCACCTACCAAGAGAACTGGTCCGTGATCCGTACCATCGCCGATGCCAACGGCGTGACGTACGACTGCGATTGA
- the phnC gene encoding phosphonate ABC transporter ATP-binding protein, whose product MLTLTGVGKRYPTGDRALTDIQLSLPKGQVMALIGPSGAGKSTLIRCVNRLVEPSQGSIRLDDVELTTLSGSRLRHARRAMGMIFQEYALVDRLSVMENVLSGQLGYVGFWRSFLRRYPQEAVAEAFRLLERVGLPHAIDKRADALSGGQRQRVGIARALLQSPKLLLVDEPTASLDPKTSRQIMRLIRELCAERELAAIINIHDVALAQQFADRIVGLRAGQIVFDGKPSELTSEMLTTIYGEEEWDTTPEPADDDEEEHQKVTSRTAPSPSASAPQTPQQGRLASGGVQ is encoded by the coding sequence ATGTTGACACTCACCGGCGTTGGCAAACGCTACCCAACTGGCGATCGCGCGCTGACCGATATTCAGCTGTCGCTGCCCAAAGGGCAGGTCATGGCGCTGATTGGCCCATCTGGCGCAGGAAAGAGCACTCTGATTCGCTGCGTGAACCGACTAGTAGAACCCTCGCAAGGCAGCATTCGATTAGACGATGTGGAGCTGACGACACTCTCGGGTAGCCGTCTGCGCCACGCTCGCCGCGCCATGGGGATGATCTTCCAGGAGTATGCGCTGGTGGACCGCCTGAGCGTGATGGAAAACGTCCTGTCGGGCCAATTGGGGTATGTGGGGTTCTGGCGTAGTTTCTTGCGCCGCTATCCCCAGGAGGCCGTGGCAGAAGCGTTTCGACTGCTGGAGCGCGTTGGCTTGCCCCACGCGATCGATAAACGCGCCGATGCCCTCTCCGGCGGCCAGCGCCAGCGGGTGGGCATCGCCCGGGCGCTGTTGCAAAGCCCCAAACTGCTGTTGGTGGATGAGCCCACGGCCAGTCTAGACCCGAAAACTTCCCGCCAAATCATGCGTTTGATTCGTGAATTGTGCGCCGAGCGCGAGCTGGCCGCTATCATCAACATTCATGACGTAGCGTTGGCCCAGCAGTTTGCCGACCGTATCGTTGGGCTGCGTGCCGGGCAGATCGTCTTCGACGGCAAGCCGAGCGAGCTGACCAGCGAGATGCTGACCACCATTTACGGTGAAGAGGAGTGGGACACCACACCAGAGCCTGCCGATGACGACGAAGAAGAGCACCAGAAGGTGACATCGCGTACCGCGCCGTCACCCTCGGCCAGCGCGCCTCAAACACCGCAACAGGGCCGCTTGGCGAGTGGAGGCGTTCAATGA